The following proteins are co-located in the Hypomesus transpacificus isolate Combined female chromosome 23, fHypTra1, whole genome shotgun sequence genome:
- the LOC124485033 gene encoding protein IWS1 homolog A-like isoform X10, translating into MAIRSVILCIGVYFVFVKAADAEHGKLGGKITLVPTVKGQMDEILWKHKGNKVVEFDGSQNKEFGSYVGRTVLDFVTGELIISALTTEDSGHYELEAHINNLLKYSQHQVEVIAEVAQPTIICVLNDTKTTASMATLQCNADPQDQQSPMTYSWEGLEGTLLSSSSIDQKLSIVVKDRHDKAVFQCSVSNLVSKKQAQFQVKNCFTDESSSTVLAVCLSLLCLVILLILAVLALWFYKRHKKAEPALNKQDNVENPSEQKQVKEERKLFDRLAKQQIPTKGRLDDQNGTEPALNKQDDEDDPLLPGHVKEKGKHFERLARQQTPTKGRLDDQNGTEPALNKQDDEDDPLLPRHVKEKGKHFERLARQQTPTKEPALNKQDDEDDPLLPGHVKEKGKHFERLARQQTPTKERLDDQNGNKKQENIERTEGNSTLPSTQALPQQAQNEEKRSGPPSPSQASMIQSDQNILQPGQETVPDQDPAEPVEVSLPDQKSVVASITKEPTDPAIPDPEPEGPTCPTKQDTGAEETGNQKQPDADILGKTGLLTNPNNPTQAGSEPEAPKNQFDTNTEATSEVPAKGHQVENSESCSTSPGGEEGDKDGLKKAEKEIEPRNGETNDETNDDRIDKDAMDQNGEEAIKKTEQKKEHSSQFSTLSPKDDQINGSTLDAVAVSKPTEPSQDQPELDDSKAVRDVDLCQQKPNSQSGSISPGGVVGSEKGSKEAEEEMEAGDVEKEIPEGGGDHSIRIDGNMKTDDEENKKSFVAVGDTVAVSKPTEPSQDQPEPDDSKAVRDVDLCQQKPNSQSGSISPGGVVGSEKGSKEAEEEMEAGDVEKEIPEGGGDHSIRIDGNMKTDDEENKKSFVEVGDTVAVSKPTEPSQDQPEPDDSKAVRDVDLCQQKPNSQSGSISPGGVVGSEKGSEEAEEEMEAGDVEKEIPEGGGDHSIRIDGNMKTDDKENKKSFVEVGDTEHQSMKEEKTGTDERAEQHPDPGEKADVSSQSETVTAGVKNNADKEQDDKKDKGGIKVDSPMEGAGSDEQGDSNEEKAKGTEQGETDQKLED; encoded by the exons ATGGCTATCCGAAGtgttattttatgtattggaGTTTACTTTG tgtttgtgaaggcGGCAGACGCCGAGCATGGAAAACTCGGAGGGAAGATCACATTGGTCCCCACTGTCAAGGGACAAATGGACGAGATATTGTGGAAACATAAGGGTAATAAAGTGGTGGAGTTCGATGGTAGCCAGAACAAGGAGTTTGGCTCTTATGTGGGTAGGACCGTCCTAGACTTTGTCACCGGAGAGCTAATAATCAGTGCCCTCACTACCGAAGACAGCGGACATTATGAGTTAGAAGCACACATCAACAACCTGCTGAAGTACTCACAACATCAAGTGGAGGTCATCG CTGAAGTGGCACAACCCACCATTATTTGTGTGCTCAACGATACCAAGACGACTGCTTCCATGGCAACACTGCAGTGCAATGCAGACCCTCAAGACCAACAGTCCCCAATGACATACAgctgggaggggttggagggcaCATTGCTTAGCTCTTCATCCATTGATCAAAAGTTGTCCATCGTTGTTAAGGACAGACATGACAAGGCAGTCTTCCAGTGTTCAGTTAGCAACCTTGTGAGTAAGAAGCAGGCCCAATTCCAAGTGAAGAACTGCTTCACAG ACGAAAGCTCATCTACAGTActggctgtctgtctttccctGTTGTGCCTGGTCATTTTGCTGATCTTGGCTGTTCTGGCCTTGTGGTTTTATAAGAGACACAAGAAAG CAGAACCTGCTCTCAACAAGCAAGATAATGTGGAGAATCCTTCGGAGCAAA AAcaagtgaaggaggagagaaaactaTTTGATAGACTGGCAAAGCAGCAGATTCCAACAAAAG GGAGACTGGATGACCAGAATGGGA CAGAACCTGCTCTCAACAAGcaagatgatgaggatgatccTCTGTTACCAG GACACGTGAAGGAGAAGGGAAAACATTTTGAAAGACTGGCAAGGCAGCAGACTCCAACAAAAG GGAGACTGGATGACCAGAATGGGA CAGAACCTGCTCTCAACAAGcaagatgatgaggatgatccTCTGTTACCAA GACACGTGAAGGAGAAGGGAAAACATTTTGAAAGACTGGCAAGGCAGCAGACTCCAACAAAAG AACCTGCTCTCAACAAGcaagatgatgaggatgatccTCTGTTACCAG GACACGTGAAGGAGAAGGGAAAACATTTTGAAAGACTGGCAAGGCAGCAGACTCCAACAAAAG AGAGACTGGATGACCAGAACGGAAATAAGAAGCAGGAGAACATTGAAAGAACTGAAGGTAACTCCACACTCCCCAGCACTCAAGCATTACCTCAACAAGCTCAAAATGAAGAGAAGAGGTCTggtccaccctcaccctcccaaGCCAGCATGATCCAGTCAGACCAGAACATATTACAACCTGGACAAGAGACAGTACCAGACCAGGACCCAGCAGAGCCTGTGGAGGTCAGTCTCCCTGACCAGAAGAGTGTAGTGGCCTCAATAACAAAGGAACCCACAGATCCGGCCATACCAGACCCAGAACCAGAAGGACCGACATGTCCCACAAAGCAGGACACGGGCGCAGAAGAAACCGGAAATCAGAAACAACCAGATGCAGACATATTGGGAAAAACTGGGTTGCTGACAAACCCAAACAATCCCACACAGGCTGGGTCAGAACCAGAGGCTCCCAAAAATCAGTTTGACACAAATACAGAAGCCACATCTGAGGTTCCAGCTAAGGGTCATCAGGTTGAAAACTCTGAGAGCTGTTCAACCTCTCCTGGCGGGGAGGAAGGGGATAAAGATGGGTTAAAGAAGGCAGAAAAAGAGATAGAGCCAAGGAATGGGGAAACAAATGATGAGACAAATGATGATAGAATTGACAAAGATGCCATGGACCAAAATGGAGAGGAAGCAATCAAAAAGACAGAGCAAAAGAAAGAACACAGTTCTCAATTTTCTACGTTGAGCCCCAAAGATGATCAGATAAATGGAAGCACACTAGACGCTGTAGCTGTCTCCAAGCCTACAGAACCGAGTCAAGACCAACCAGAACTGGATGACTCAAAAGCTGTTAGAGATGTGGACCTATGTCAACAGAAGCCAAACTCCCAGAGTGGTTCCATCTCTCCTGGGGGGGTAGTAGGCAGTGAAAAAGGATCAAAGGAGGcagaagaagagatggaggcaggggatgtggAAAAAGAGATACCCGAAGGGGGGGGTGATCATTCTATCAGGATAGATGGAAACATGAAGACGGATGATGAGGAAAATAAGAAATCATTTGTGGCAGTGGGGGACACTGTAGCTGTCTCCAAGCCTACAGAACCGAGTCAAGACCAACCAGAACCGGATGACTCAAAAGCTGTTAGAGATGTGGACCTATGTCAACAGAAGCCAAACTCCCAGAGTGGTTCCATCTCTCCTGGGGGGGTAGTAGGCAGTGAAAAAGGATCAAAGGAAGcagaagaagagatggaggcaggggatgtggAAAAAGAGATACCCGAAGGGGGGGGTGATCATTCTATCAGGATAGATGGAAACATGAAGACGGATGATGAGGAAAATAAGAAATCATTTGTGGAAGTGGGGGACACTGTAGCTGTCTCCAAGCCTACAGAACCGAGTCAAGACCAACCAGAACCGGATGACTCAAAAGCTGTTAGAGATGTGGACCTATGTCAACAGAAGCCAAACTCCCAGAGTGGTTCCATCTCTCCTGGGGGGGTAGTAGGCAGTGAAAAAGGATCAGAGGAGGcagaagaagagatggaggcaggggatgtggAAAAAGAGATACCTGAAGGGGGGGGTGATCATTCTATCAGGATAGATGGAAACATGAAGACGGATGATAAGGAAAATAAGAAATCATTTGTGGAAGTGGGGGATACGGAGCATCAGTCCATGAAAGAGGAAAAGACGGGCACAGATGAGCGTGCAGAGCAACATCCTGACCCCGGAGAGAAGGCCGATGTTTCAAGCCAGAGTGAGACAGTAACGGCAGGAGTGAAGAACAATGCAGACAAGGAGCAAGATGACAAAAAAGACAAGGGTGGCATAAAGGTAGACAGTCCGATGGAGGGAGCAGGTTCAGATGAGCAGGGAGATAGCAATGAGGAGAAGGCTAAAGGGACAGAACAGGGTGAGACAGATCAAAAGCTAGAAGACTAG
- the LOC124485033 gene encoding protein IWS1 homolog A-like isoform X9 → MAIRSVILCIGVYFVFVKAADAEHGKLGGKITLVPTVKGQMDEILWKHKGNKVVEFDGSQNKEFGSYVGRTVLDFVTGELIISALTTEDSGHYELEAHINNLLKYSQHQVEVIAEVAQPTIICVLNDTKTTASMATLQCNADPQDQQSPMTYSWEGLEGTLLSSSSIDQKLSIVVKDRHDKAVFQCSVSNLVSKKQAQFQVKNCFTDESSSTVLAVCLSLLCLVILLILAVLALWFYKRHKKAEPALNKQDNVENPSEQKQVKEERKLFDRLAKQQIPTKEPALNKQDDEDDPLLPGHVKEKGKHFERLARQQTPTKGRLDDQNGTEPALNKQDDEDDPLLPRHVKEKGKHFERLARQQTPTKGRLDDQNGTEPALNKQDDEDDPLLPGHVKEKGKHFERLARQQTPTKERLDDQNGNKKQENIERTEGNSTLPSTQALPQQAQNEEKRSGPPSPSQASMIQSDQNILQPGQETVPDQDPAEPVEVSLPDQKSVVASITKEPTDPAIPDPEPEGPTCPTKQDTGAEETGNQKQPDADILGKTGLLTNPNNPTQAGSEPEAPKNQFDTNTEATSEVPAKGHQVENSESCSTSPGGEEGDKDGLKKAEKEIEPRNGETNDETNDDRIDKDAMDQNGEEAIKKTEQKKEHSSQFSTLSPKDDQINGSTLDAVAVSKPTEPSQDQPELDDSKAVRDVDLCQQKPNSQSGSISPGGVVGSEKGSKEAEEEMEAGDVEKEIPEGGGDHSIRIDGNMKTDDEENKKSFVAVGDTVAVSKPTEPSQDQPEPDDSKAVRDVDLCQQKPNSQSGSISPGGVVGSEKGSKEAEEEMEAGDVEKEIPEGGGDHSIRIDGNMKTDDEENKKSFVEVGDTVAVSKPTEPSQDQPEPDDSKAVRDVDLCQQKPNSQSGSISPGGVVGSEKGSEEAEEEMEAGDVEKEIPEGGGDHSIRIDGNMKTDDKENKKSFVEVGDTEHQSMKEEKTGTDERAEQHPDPGEKADVSSQSETVTAGVKNNADKEQDDKKDKGGIKVDSPMEGAGSDEQGDSNEEKAKGTEQGETDQKLED, encoded by the exons ATGGCTATCCGAAGtgttattttatgtattggaGTTTACTTTG tgtttgtgaaggcGGCAGACGCCGAGCATGGAAAACTCGGAGGGAAGATCACATTGGTCCCCACTGTCAAGGGACAAATGGACGAGATATTGTGGAAACATAAGGGTAATAAAGTGGTGGAGTTCGATGGTAGCCAGAACAAGGAGTTTGGCTCTTATGTGGGTAGGACCGTCCTAGACTTTGTCACCGGAGAGCTAATAATCAGTGCCCTCACTACCGAAGACAGCGGACATTATGAGTTAGAAGCACACATCAACAACCTGCTGAAGTACTCACAACATCAAGTGGAGGTCATCG CTGAAGTGGCACAACCCACCATTATTTGTGTGCTCAACGATACCAAGACGACTGCTTCCATGGCAACACTGCAGTGCAATGCAGACCCTCAAGACCAACAGTCCCCAATGACATACAgctgggaggggttggagggcaCATTGCTTAGCTCTTCATCCATTGATCAAAAGTTGTCCATCGTTGTTAAGGACAGACATGACAAGGCAGTCTTCCAGTGTTCAGTTAGCAACCTTGTGAGTAAGAAGCAGGCCCAATTCCAAGTGAAGAACTGCTTCACAG ACGAAAGCTCATCTACAGTActggctgtctgtctttccctGTTGTGCCTGGTCATTTTGCTGATCTTGGCTGTTCTGGCCTTGTGGTTTTATAAGAGACACAAGAAAG CAGAACCTGCTCTCAACAAGCAAGATAATGTGGAGAATCCTTCGGAGCAAA AAcaagtgaaggaggagagaaaactaTTTGATAGACTGGCAAAGCAGCAGATTCCAACAAAAG AACCTGCTCTCAACAAGcaagatgatgaggatgatccTCTGTTACCAG GACACGTGAAGGAGAAGGGAAAACATTTTGAAAGACTGGCAAGGCAGCAGACTCCAACAAAAG GGAGACTGGATGACCAGAATGGGA CAGAACCTGCTCTCAACAAGcaagatgatgaggatgatccTCTGTTACCAA GACACGTGAAGGAGAAGGGAAAACATTTTGAAAGACTGGCAAGGCAGCAGACTCCAACAAAAG GGAGACTGGATGACCAGAATGGGA CAGAACCTGCTCTCAACAAGcaagatgatgaggatgatccTCTGTTACCAG GACACGTGAAGGAGAAGGGAAAACATTTTGAAAGACTGGCAAGGCAGCAGACTCCAACAAAAG AGAGACTGGATGACCAGAACGGAAATAAGAAGCAGGAGAACATTGAAAGAACTGAAGGTAACTCCACACTCCCCAGCACTCAAGCATTACCTCAACAAGCTCAAAATGAAGAGAAGAGGTCTggtccaccctcaccctcccaaGCCAGCATGATCCAGTCAGACCAGAACATATTACAACCTGGACAAGAGACAGTACCAGACCAGGACCCAGCAGAGCCTGTGGAGGTCAGTCTCCCTGACCAGAAGAGTGTAGTGGCCTCAATAACAAAGGAACCCACAGATCCGGCCATACCAGACCCAGAACCAGAAGGACCGACATGTCCCACAAAGCAGGACACGGGCGCAGAAGAAACCGGAAATCAGAAACAACCAGATGCAGACATATTGGGAAAAACTGGGTTGCTGACAAACCCAAACAATCCCACACAGGCTGGGTCAGAACCAGAGGCTCCCAAAAATCAGTTTGACACAAATACAGAAGCCACATCTGAGGTTCCAGCTAAGGGTCATCAGGTTGAAAACTCTGAGAGCTGTTCAACCTCTCCTGGCGGGGAGGAAGGGGATAAAGATGGGTTAAAGAAGGCAGAAAAAGAGATAGAGCCAAGGAATGGGGAAACAAATGATGAGACAAATGATGATAGAATTGACAAAGATGCCATGGACCAAAATGGAGAGGAAGCAATCAAAAAGACAGAGCAAAAGAAAGAACACAGTTCTCAATTTTCTACGTTGAGCCCCAAAGATGATCAGATAAATGGAAGCACACTAGACGCTGTAGCTGTCTCCAAGCCTACAGAACCGAGTCAAGACCAACCAGAACTGGATGACTCAAAAGCTGTTAGAGATGTGGACCTATGTCAACAGAAGCCAAACTCCCAGAGTGGTTCCATCTCTCCTGGGGGGGTAGTAGGCAGTGAAAAAGGATCAAAGGAGGcagaagaagagatggaggcaggggatgtggAAAAAGAGATACCCGAAGGGGGGGGTGATCATTCTATCAGGATAGATGGAAACATGAAGACGGATGATGAGGAAAATAAGAAATCATTTGTGGCAGTGGGGGACACTGTAGCTGTCTCCAAGCCTACAGAACCGAGTCAAGACCAACCAGAACCGGATGACTCAAAAGCTGTTAGAGATGTGGACCTATGTCAACAGAAGCCAAACTCCCAGAGTGGTTCCATCTCTCCTGGGGGGGTAGTAGGCAGTGAAAAAGGATCAAAGGAAGcagaagaagagatggaggcaggggatgtggAAAAAGAGATACCCGAAGGGGGGGGTGATCATTCTATCAGGATAGATGGAAACATGAAGACGGATGATGAGGAAAATAAGAAATCATTTGTGGAAGTGGGGGACACTGTAGCTGTCTCCAAGCCTACAGAACCGAGTCAAGACCAACCAGAACCGGATGACTCAAAAGCTGTTAGAGATGTGGACCTATGTCAACAGAAGCCAAACTCCCAGAGTGGTTCCATCTCTCCTGGGGGGGTAGTAGGCAGTGAAAAAGGATCAGAGGAGGcagaagaagagatggaggcaggggatgtggAAAAAGAGATACCTGAAGGGGGGGGTGATCATTCTATCAGGATAGATGGAAACATGAAGACGGATGATAAGGAAAATAAGAAATCATTTGTGGAAGTGGGGGATACGGAGCATCAGTCCATGAAAGAGGAAAAGACGGGCACAGATGAGCGTGCAGAGCAACATCCTGACCCCGGAGAGAAGGCCGATGTTTCAAGCCAGAGTGAGACAGTAACGGCAGGAGTGAAGAACAATGCAGACAAGGAGCAAGATGACAAAAAAGACAAGGGTGGCATAAAGGTAGACAGTCCGATGGAGGGAGCAGGTTCAGATGAGCAGGGAGATAGCAATGAGGAGAAGGCTAAAGGGACAGAACAGGGTGAGACAGATCAAAAGCTAGAAGACTAG
- the LOC124485033 gene encoding protein IWS1 homolog A-like isoform X4 codes for MAIRSVILCIGVYFVFVKAADAEHGKLGGKITLVPTVKGQMDEILWKHKGNKVVEFDGSQNKEFGSYVGRTVLDFVTGELIISALTTEDSGHYELEAHINNLLKYSQHQVEVIAEVAQPTIICVLNDTKTTASMATLQCNADPQDQQSPMTYSWEGLEGTLLSSSSIDQKLSIVVKDRHDKAVFQCSVSNLVSKKQAQFQVKNCFTDESSSTVLAVCLSLLCLVILLILAVLALWFYKRHKKAEPALNKQDNVENPSEQKQVKEERKLFDRLAKQQIPTKGRLDDQNGKPALNKQDDEDDPLLPGHVKEKGKHFERLARQQTPTKGRLDDQNGTEPALNKQDDEDDPLLPRHVKEKGKHFERLARQQTPTKGRLDDQNGTEPALNKQDDEDDPLLPGHVKEKGKHFERLARQQTPTKERLDDQNGNKKQENIERTEGNSTLPSTQALPQQAQNEEKRSGPPSPSQASMIQSDQNILQPGQETVPDQDPAEPVEVSLPDQKSVVASITKEPTDPAIPDPEPEGPTCPTKQDTGAEETGNQKQPDADILGKTGLLTNPNNPTQAGSEPEAPKNQFDTNTEATSEVPAKGHQVENSESCSTSPGGEEGDKDGLKKAEKEIEPRNGETNDETNDDRIDKDAMDQNGEEAIKKTEQKKEHSSQFSTLSPKDDQINGSTLDAVAVSKPTEPSQDQPELDDSKAVRDVDLCQQKPNSQSGSISPGGVVGSEKGSKEAEEEMEAGDVEKEIPEGGGDHSIRIDGNMKTDDEENKKSFVAVGDTVAVSKPTEPSQDQPEPDDSKAVRDVDLCQQKPNSQSGSISPGGVVGSEKGSKEAEEEMEAGDVEKEIPEGGGDHSIRIDGNMKTDDEENKKSFVEVGDTVAVSKPTEPSQDQPEPDDSKAVRDVDLCQQKPNSQSGSISPGGVVGSEKGSEEAEEEMEAGDVEKEIPEGGGDHSIRIDGNMKTDDKENKKSFVEVGDTEHQSMKEEKTGTDERAEQHPDPGEKADVSSQSETVTAGVKNNADKEQDDKKDKGGIKVDSPMEGAGSDEQGDSNEEKAKGTEQGETDQKLED; via the exons ATGGCTATCCGAAGtgttattttatgtattggaGTTTACTTTG tgtttgtgaaggcGGCAGACGCCGAGCATGGAAAACTCGGAGGGAAGATCACATTGGTCCCCACTGTCAAGGGACAAATGGACGAGATATTGTGGAAACATAAGGGTAATAAAGTGGTGGAGTTCGATGGTAGCCAGAACAAGGAGTTTGGCTCTTATGTGGGTAGGACCGTCCTAGACTTTGTCACCGGAGAGCTAATAATCAGTGCCCTCACTACCGAAGACAGCGGACATTATGAGTTAGAAGCACACATCAACAACCTGCTGAAGTACTCACAACATCAAGTGGAGGTCATCG CTGAAGTGGCACAACCCACCATTATTTGTGTGCTCAACGATACCAAGACGACTGCTTCCATGGCAACACTGCAGTGCAATGCAGACCCTCAAGACCAACAGTCCCCAATGACATACAgctgggaggggttggagggcaCATTGCTTAGCTCTTCATCCATTGATCAAAAGTTGTCCATCGTTGTTAAGGACAGACATGACAAGGCAGTCTTCCAGTGTTCAGTTAGCAACCTTGTGAGTAAGAAGCAGGCCCAATTCCAAGTGAAGAACTGCTTCACAG ACGAAAGCTCATCTACAGTActggctgtctgtctttccctGTTGTGCCTGGTCATTTTGCTGATCTTGGCTGTTCTGGCCTTGTGGTTTTATAAGAGACACAAGAAAG CAGAACCTGCTCTCAACAAGCAAGATAATGTGGAGAATCCTTCGGAGCAAA AAcaagtgaaggaggagagaaaactaTTTGATAGACTGGCAAAGCAGCAGATTCCAACAAAAG GGAGACTGGATGACCAGAATGGGA AACCTGCTCTCAACAAGcaagatgatgaggatgatccTCTGTTACCAG GACACGTGAAGGAGAAGGGAAAACATTTTGAAAGACTGGCAAGGCAGCAGACTCCAACAAAAG GGAGACTGGATGACCAGAATGGGA CAGAACCTGCTCTCAACAAGcaagatgatgaggatgatccTCTGTTACCAA GACACGTGAAGGAGAAGGGAAAACATTTTGAAAGACTGGCAAGGCAGCAGACTCCAACAAAAG GGAGACTGGATGACCAGAATGGGA CAGAACCTGCTCTCAACAAGcaagatgatgaggatgatccTCTGTTACCAG GACACGTGAAGGAGAAGGGAAAACATTTTGAAAGACTGGCAAGGCAGCAGACTCCAACAAAAG AGAGACTGGATGACCAGAACGGAAATAAGAAGCAGGAGAACATTGAAAGAACTGAAGGTAACTCCACACTCCCCAGCACTCAAGCATTACCTCAACAAGCTCAAAATGAAGAGAAGAGGTCTggtccaccctcaccctcccaaGCCAGCATGATCCAGTCAGACCAGAACATATTACAACCTGGACAAGAGACAGTACCAGACCAGGACCCAGCAGAGCCTGTGGAGGTCAGTCTCCCTGACCAGAAGAGTGTAGTGGCCTCAATAACAAAGGAACCCACAGATCCGGCCATACCAGACCCAGAACCAGAAGGACCGACATGTCCCACAAAGCAGGACACGGGCGCAGAAGAAACCGGAAATCAGAAACAACCAGATGCAGACATATTGGGAAAAACTGGGTTGCTGACAAACCCAAACAATCCCACACAGGCTGGGTCAGAACCAGAGGCTCCCAAAAATCAGTTTGACACAAATACAGAAGCCACATCTGAGGTTCCAGCTAAGGGTCATCAGGTTGAAAACTCTGAGAGCTGTTCAACCTCTCCTGGCGGGGAGGAAGGGGATAAAGATGGGTTAAAGAAGGCAGAAAAAGAGATAGAGCCAAGGAATGGGGAAACAAATGATGAGACAAATGATGATAGAATTGACAAAGATGCCATGGACCAAAATGGAGAGGAAGCAATCAAAAAGACAGAGCAAAAGAAAGAACACAGTTCTCAATTTTCTACGTTGAGCCCCAAAGATGATCAGATAAATGGAAGCACACTAGACGCTGTAGCTGTCTCCAAGCCTACAGAACCGAGTCAAGACCAACCAGAACTGGATGACTCAAAAGCTGTTAGAGATGTGGACCTATGTCAACAGAAGCCAAACTCCCAGAGTGGTTCCATCTCTCCTGGGGGGGTAGTAGGCAGTGAAAAAGGATCAAAGGAGGcagaagaagagatggaggcaggggatgtggAAAAAGAGATACCCGAAGGGGGGGGTGATCATTCTATCAGGATAGATGGAAACATGAAGACGGATGATGAGGAAAATAAGAAATCATTTGTGGCAGTGGGGGACACTGTAGCTGTCTCCAAGCCTACAGAACCGAGTCAAGACCAACCAGAACCGGATGACTCAAAAGCTGTTAGAGATGTGGACCTATGTCAACAGAAGCCAAACTCCCAGAGTGGTTCCATCTCTCCTGGGGGGGTAGTAGGCAGTGAAAAAGGATCAAAGGAAGcagaagaagagatggaggcaggggatgtggAAAAAGAGATACCCGAAGGGGGGGGTGATCATTCTATCAGGATAGATGGAAACATGAAGACGGATGATGAGGAAAATAAGAAATCATTTGTGGAAGTGGGGGACACTGTAGCTGTCTCCAAGCCTACAGAACCGAGTCAAGACCAACCAGAACCGGATGACTCAAAAGCTGTTAGAGATGTGGACCTATGTCAACAGAAGCCAAACTCCCAGAGTGGTTCCATCTCTCCTGGGGGGGTAGTAGGCAGTGAAAAAGGATCAGAGGAGGcagaagaagagatggaggcaggggatgtggAAAAAGAGATACCTGAAGGGGGGGGTGATCATTCTATCAGGATAGATGGAAACATGAAGACGGATGATAAGGAAAATAAGAAATCATTTGTGGAAGTGGGGGATACGGAGCATCAGTCCATGAAAGAGGAAAAGACGGGCACAGATGAGCGTGCAGAGCAACATCCTGACCCCGGAGAGAAGGCCGATGTTTCAAGCCAGAGTGAGACAGTAACGGCAGGAGTGAAGAACAATGCAGACAAGGAGCAAGATGACAAAAAAGACAAGGGTGGCATAAAGGTAGACAGTCCGATGGAGGGAGCAGGTTCAGATGAGCAGGGAGATAGCAATGAGGAGAAGGCTAAAGGGACAGAACAGGGTGAGACAGATCAAAAGCTAGAAGACTAG